Below is a genomic region from Kribbella qitaiheensis.
GGCCGGGGCCGGGGGCTGCACGCTCGCGGAGGTGAGCCGGCGAGCGGGCGTCAGCGTCGCCGCGCCGTACAAGCACTTCGCGGACCGGGACGCGCTGCTGGCCGCGCTGGTCCAGAAGGGGTATGCGGAGCAAGGCGAGCGCTTTCGGGCGGCGATGCGGCGCAAGCCGGATCCGGCGGACCAGCTCGCGGCGTTCGCGCAGGCCTACGTGCAGTTCGCGGCGGATCGCCGGCCGGTGTTCGAGCTGACCTTCACGGCCGGCCTGGACAAAGCGCGGTACCCGGAGTTGATCGAGGCCGGCGCCGGGCTCTTCGAGGTGATCTTCGAGCCGGCCCGGCAGCTCCGCCCGACCGACCAGGAAGCACGGAAGTTGGCGCTAGCGGTGACCGCGACCGCGACCGTTTCGCCGTCTTCATGCTCGAAGGGGTTCTGCTCGGCAGTCCACAGCAGGCCGTAGTACAAGCCAGGAAGCAGGCGGCAGCGAGCGCCCGCGCGCTTATCTGACCGGGCCTGTGGAGTCCCGTACTACGAGGTTGGGCACCAGCGAGATCTGGCGACGGGGGGAACCCGGCTCGGCGAGGCGGGCGCGGAGGGTTTCCACGGCCAGCCGGCCGACGTCCAGCTTGGCCGGCGAGACGGCGGTCAGTGGGATGTCGGAGAGGTCGGCGACCTCGTCGTCGTAGCTGATCACCGAGAGGTCGCCGGGCACCGCGATGCCGTTCGCGATGGCCGCGTTGAGCAGCAGGGTCGCCTCGCGGTCGGGGAAGCAGATGACCGCGGTCACCTTCTTGCGCAGGAGTTCCGCGAGGAAACGCTCGGCATCCGCAGTGGTCCACCGCTCGCGCGACTCGACCAGCACGGGGACATCGCCGAGTCCCGCCCGGACCTGCGGAGCCGTGTGCGGGCTAACCCGTTCCAGGTAAGCGATCCGGGTGTGGCCGAGGCCCCGCAGATGCTTGACCGCGGCACGCGCACCGGCTCCATGATTCGAGCCGACGAACTCGTGCAGCGTGTCCGGATCCTCCAGCCCCCGCTCGACGAGGACGACCGGCACATCGAGGTCCTCCAGCCCGGCCAGGCTCGGTCCATCGGCCGCGAGGATCAGCCCGGCCGCACCGGCACTCACCAGCCCGTCGACCGCCTGCCGCTCCTCGACGGAATCCCACTCCGTACTGCGCAACAGCATCTGCGCGCCGTGTTTCGCGAGTTCACGCTCGATGCCGACGATGATGCGCGGGAAGTAGTAGGTCATCGACGGCACGGCCACGCCGATCAGCGGTCCGGTCTCGCTGCTCGCGATGTACATTCCCGACCCCTGCCGGCGATAGACGAGCCCGTCCTGGACGAGCAGATCCACCGCCCGCCGGACCGTATTCAGGCTGACACCCTGCTCGCGCGCCAACTGCTGCTCGGTCGGCAACTTGCCGCCGGGCCATCTCAGTTCGGCGATCCCGCGGCGCAGTTCACCGGCGAGATGCCGTGCTTTCTGCCCACGCACAGCCTCGGCCGCCGGTACCTCGGATGCGCTCACGCGCCGACTCTACCGGCAGAACTCTGGAAATTCATTAGCATCAATCTGTTGACCCAGGGAATGACTTGGAACACACTCATCCGAAACAGCCCCAGCGATCCGCCCCGCTGAAGGAGAGACAGTGAAACGACGCACCTTCCTGGCCGGTACTACGGCCGCCGCCGCTGCCCTCACCCTCGAGCTGCCGGCCTTCGCGGCCCCAGCGGACTTCGCAGCTCTGCGAGCCAAGTGGGCCGCCGACCTCACCGGTAGCGCGGCGATCGTTCCGGCCGACCCGGACTACGCCGCGGCCCTGGCCCGGCTGGATGCCGCGGTGCTGTCATCGCTGGCCAAGCTGGATCGCACCGCGACCAGGAAACTCATCTTCACCGATCAGCCACTGACCGCGGACCCATCGATCCCGAACACCTACGTCCGCCTGGAGCAATGGGCGACCGCCTGGGCCACCCCGGGATCGCAGTACCACGCCGACCCCGCATTGCTGGCCGTCATAC
It encodes:
- a CDS encoding LacI family DNA-binding transcriptional regulator, which produces MSASEVPAAEAVRGQKARHLAGELRRGIAELRWPGGKLPTEQQLAREQGVSLNTVRRAVDLLVQDGLVYRRQGSGMYIASSETGPLIGVAVPSMTYYFPRIIVGIERELAKHGAQMLLRSTEWDSVEERQAVDGLVSAGAAGLILAADGPSLAGLEDLDVPVVLVERGLEDPDTLHEFVGSNHGAGARAAVKHLRGLGHTRIAYLERVSPHTAPQVRAGLGDVPVLVESRERWTTADAERFLAELLRKKVTAVICFPDREATLLLNAAIANGIAVPGDLSVISYDDEVADLSDIPLTAVSPAKLDVGRLAVETLRARLAEPGSPRRQISLVPNLVVRDSTGPVR
- a CDS encoding TetR/AcrR family transcriptional regulator; amino-acid sequence: MVQNPLAGPAGAGGCTLAEVSRRAGVSVAAPYKHFADRDALLAALVQKGYAEQGERFRAAMRRKPDPADQLAAFAQAYVQFAADRRPVFELTFTAGLDKARYPELIEAGAGLFEVIFEPARQLRPTDQEARKLALAVTATATVSPSSCSKGFCSAVHSRP